The proteins below are encoded in one region of Cololabis saira isolate AMF1-May2022 chromosome 21, fColSai1.1, whole genome shotgun sequence:
- the LOC133421560 gene encoding uncharacterized protein LOC133421560: MTGKPFAAKKFHKIRQFFLGIDPQEPLRIMLIGKSGAGKSSSGNTILNKTVFKSDMKLKRVTIYCEKEDGRVEDRRVSIIDTPGLFEEGRDKDEKDEIIREILMRVKLQQPGPHVFVFVIPLGRMTQADQDTKKLIEAKFGPNVWDYTIVLFTHGDRPEGKTINDVITESDNDLRDFVRKCSGGFHVFNNKHPEDKTQVTRLIEKIETLVALNGGGHYRTEFYPWEERKIRREQERILAKRENFIKRMDDEGRDYGCIIELPLRSKEGWRNAEESSRIEAEAISRRNAVLGYLVPFVLFLFLVWVFRQPQKCLSAATLPTFTVVSLSFYKLQRGFFRGSQTGTLGNYRWDKQHLPATMTGKPFAAKKLDNSPMKEENAPQEPLRIMLIGKSGAGKSSSGNTILNKTVFKSDMKLKRVTIYCEKEDGMVEDRRVSIIDTPGLFEEGRSKDEIVREILMRVKLQEPGPHVFVLVIPLGRMTQEDQDTNKLIEAKFGPNVWDYTIVLFTHGDRLEGRTINDVITESDNNLRDFVRKCSGGFHVFDNKHPEDQTQVTRFIEKIQTLVSLNGGGHYRTEFYPREEREIREEQERILTEESDSIKKKEDDLKKNVKGEELNMKLKVLWRKEEESSRKAAERQIIRRNFIWKGLFCGVPLFLFLLVVVVWFLSPAKHDLNQSASEVNN, encoded by the exons AGCCCTTGAGGATCATGCTCATTGGGAAGAGTGGAGCCGGCAAGAGCTCTAGTGGGAACACCATCCTCAATAAAACTGTCTTCAAATCTGACATGAAGCTGAAAAGAGTCACTATCTACTGTGAAAAGGAAGATGGGAGGGTTGAAGATAGACGTGTCTCCATCATTGACACACCTGGGCTTTTTGAGGAAGGCCGTGACAAGGATGAAAAGGATGAAATTATTCGGGAGATCCTGATGCGAGTGAAGCTCCAGCAGCCAGGCCCTCACGTCTTCGTGTTTGTGATTCCTTTAGGAAGGATGACCCAGGCAGACCAAGACACCAAGAAACTGATTGAAGCTAAATTTGGCCCCAACGTGTGGGACTACACCATCGTGCTGTTCACACACGGCGATCGTCCGGAAGGGAAAACTATAAATGATGTCATCACTGAGAGTGACAACGACCTCCGCGACTTTGTCCGCAAGTGCAGCGGTGGTTTCCACGTCTTTAACAACAAGCACCCAGAGGACAAGACGCAGGTGACGCGCCTTATAGAGAAGATCGAGACCCTGGTGGCCCTGAATGGAGGCGGTCACTACCGCACAGAGTTCTATCCCTGGGAAGAGAGAAAGATCAGGAGGGAGCAGGAGAGAATCCTGGCAAAGAGAGAAAATTTTATCAAGCGTATGGACGACGAAGGGAGGGATTATGGCTGCATAATAGAGCTCCCCCTGAGGTCGAAGGAAGGATGGAGAAATGCGGAGGAGAGTTCAAGAATAGAAGCAGAAGCTATCTCCAGAAGAAACGCGGTTCTAGGTTATTTGGTTCcgtttgttctgtttctattcCTGGTGTGGGTGTTCAGACAGCCGCAGAA ATGTCTTTCAG CGGCCACACTTCCCACTTTTACCGTTGTTTCACTTTCATTTTACAAGCTGCAAAGGGGGTTCTTTCGGGGATCACAAACGGGAACATTAGGTAACTATCGGTGGGATAAACAACATTTACCAGCTACGATGACAGGTAAACCTTTTGCTGCCAAGAAGCTCGACAACTCCCCCATGAAGGAAGAAAACGCCCCTCAGG AGCCCTTGAGGATCATGCTCATTGGGAAGAGTGGAGCCGGCAAGAGCTCTAGTGGGAACACCATCCTCAATAAAACTGTCTTCAAATCTGACATGAAGCTGAAAAGAGTCACTATCTACTGTGAAAAGGAAGATGGGATGGTTGAAGATAGACGTGTCTCCATCATTGACACACCTGGGCTTTTTGAGGAAGGCCGCAGCAAGGATGAAATTGTTCGGGAGATCCTGATGCGAgtgaagctccaggagccaggCCCTCACGTCTTCGTGCTTGTGATTCCTTTAGGAAGGATGACCCAGGAAGACCAAGACACCAACAAATTGATTGAAGCTAAATTTGGCCCCAACGTGTGGGACTACACCATCGTGCTGTTCACACACGGCGATCGTCTGGAAGGGAGAACGATAAATGATGTCATCACTGAGAGTGACAACAACCTCCGCGACTTCGTCCGCAAGTGCAGCGGTGGTTTCCACGTCTTTGACAACAAGCACCCAGAGGACCAGACGCAGGTGACGCGCTTTATAGAGaagatccagaccctggtgtcCCTGAATGGAGGCGGTCACTACCGTACAGAGTTCTATCCCCGGGAAGAGAGAGAGATCAGGGAGGAACAGGAGAGAATCCTGACGGAGGAAAGCGATTCCATCAAGAAAAAGGAGGATGACCTAAAGAAGAATGTCAAGGGAGAAGAGCTCAACATGAAGTTGAAGGTGCTatggagaaaagaggaggagagttcaagaaaagcagcagaaagGCAGATCATCAGAAGGAATTTTATCTGGAAGGGTCTATTCTGTGGGGTACCGTTGTTTCTGTtcctgctggtggtggtggtttggTTTTTAAGTCCTGCAAAACATGACTTAAATCAATCAGCCTCAGAGGTAAATAATTAA